TAGTCGTTATTGTGGTTCTCTTCCCGGCGACGCACGCATGCGCAAGCGGCGAAGCGAACTCAGGCAACTTGCTGCTCGGCGATATCAACGGTGACGGTCAAGTAGACATCCTTGACTTTATTCTGTTAAAGCTAATTATCATAGGGCAAGAGTCGCCTAACGATCTCGCGGACATTGACGGCAATGGCAAAATCAACACACTCGATATCGCAGCCCTGCTTGACGAGGTCTTTGGGAAATCAGCTTCTCCGCGCGGCGGAGGCGGTGGCGGAGGTGGAGGCGGTGGCGTGCCTATTGTCACAAATCAGGTTAATTTCGAGCTATCCACGTATCAATCCTCATACGGCCCCGGAACAACGGGCGGCACCTTCACCGCGCGAGTGAATATCGCACAGACATCCTTTCTATACAACGGCTCTTTCACTGTAGACTACGACCCGCTTATACTTCAAGTCAACGATGTAACCAATGGTGACTTCAGCGGTAACGTGATTCAAATGGCAAACGGGGTAGATTGGAATGACGCGGCAGGAACACTCACAATAATGCCTAATCTCAGCTCATATGTAGACGGAGGCGGGAACGGCGTCTCTGGCAGCGGATATCTATGTGATATTATTTTTGAAACCAGGGGTGTGGGTACTAGCCCTCTCACACTAGGAAACGGCACGCTTTATAAAAGCCAATCGGGTAGCATCTCGGCTATATCTGGGACGACATGGATAAACAGTTCGGCACAAATCTCTCAGTTGTATAACTTGAATACATCCTCTTCCGACCACGGCGCTGTCACAACTCCTGGCGAAGCAGGTCCATATGTATACACTGCCGGGCAAGTGATTAACATTGTCGCCACTCCCGACGCCTGCTACCACTTCGTTAACTGGACTGGTGATATAGCTACTATTACCGACGCAAACGATCCGACGACCACTATCACCATGAATGGCGACTACTCAATCACAGCCAACTTCGCTATCGATGAGTTCGATCTAACGACTTCCTCCTCCGATGGAGGTTCAGTCACAACCCCCGGCGAAGGCGATCCGGTGGGCACCTATGACTGCGGCGATGTGGTTAATCTCGTGGCTACTCCGGACGCCTGCTACCATTTCGTTAACTGGACCGGCACTGGCGTTGCCGCAAGCAAGGTAGCTAACCCTAATGCCGACACTACAACCCTAACCATGGACGGCGATTACACTGTACACGCCAACTTCGCTATCAATACTTTCATAATTACCGTAACGCAGAGCGCCAACGGGACGATATCTCCGGGAACCACGACTGTCAACTGCGGAGCCGACCAGACCTTCTCCATCGACCCGGATTCCTGCTACTACGTCGTAACCTTAACTGTCGACGGTGCGCCGGTTGCCCCTTCCGAATCCTACACCTTCACCGATGTTCAAGCCAATCACACCATCACTGCTGCTTTCGCCATCGATACCTTCGATCTGAGCATAGACAGTTCCGCTGGAGGCTCGGTAACTACCCCGGGCGAAGGCGATCCGGTGGGCACCTATGACTGCGGCCAGGTGGTCAATCTCGTGGCCACTCCGGCTTCCTCTTGCTATTACTTCGTCGAGTGGACCGGCGATATCAGCACCATCGCCAACCCAAACGCCGCTTCCTCCACCATCACCATGAACGGCGATTATGATATCACCGCCAACTTCGCTATCCATACCTTCGACCTGAGCATAGACAGCTCCGCTGGAGGCAGCGTCACCGCTCCCGGCGAGGGCGCTTATAACTACGATTGCGGCACTAACGTGCCGATCGTCGCTGAACCGGATCTGTGCTATATATTCGACCAGTGGACAGGCACGGGCGTCTCCGCGGGAAAAGTGGATGACCCGTTCGCCTTGTCCACTACAATATTAATTGACGGCGACTACTCCGTACATGCCAACTTCGTCATCGGCTCTACATTCAACCTTACACTAATCGCCGATCCCATAGGCGGCGGAACGCCGTCGTTTGACGGCTCAAATCCGTTTAATTGCAGCGATATCGTTTCTATCCACGCAAATCCGGATCCGTGTTACGACTTCGCTAACTGGACGGGTTCGCCATATATAGGCGATCCCAACTCATCCGATACGACGGTACAGATGTACTCAGAATACACTGTAACCGCGCACTACACGATCAAACAATTCACCCTGACCTATAACGCCGGCGCGGGCGGCTCTATCACTGGTACCACGCCGCAAACCGTAGATTGCGGCTCCGACGGCTCAGAGGTCACCGCCACTCCGAACGCGTGCTACCACTTCGTCGACTGGTCGGACGGCGTGCTAACCGCCTCACGTACCGATACCAACGTACAGGCCGATATCACCGTCACTGCTAACTTCGCTATCGATACCTTCACTCTGACCTATAACGCCGGTGCGGGCGGCTCTATCACTGGCACCACTCCACAAACCGTTAACTGCGGCTCCGACGGCTCAGAGGTCACCGCCACCCCCGACGCGTGCTACCACTTCGTTGACTGGAGCGACGGCATACTTACAGCTTCCAGAACCGATATCAACGTGACTGAGAATGTCGCCGTTACCGCAAACTTCGCTGTCGATGACTTCGATCTCACAATTTCTTCCGGCGCGGGCGGCAATGTGACCACACCTGAAGAGGGCGTTTCCCATTACGATTGCAGTACTTTACAAAGTATTGAAGCGACACCGGATACGTGCTACATCTTCAGTCAATGGACGGGAACTGCTGTAGATGCCGGCAAGGTAACCGATCCCGGTTCAGCCTCAACAACTGTAAACGTGGATGGTAATTATTCTTTGCAAGCGAACTTCGTCATCGGATACACGTTCACCCTCACGCTGGTTGCCGATCCGTTGGGTGGGGGAAACCCATCATTTGAAGGCGATAATCCGTTCAATTGCAGTGATATTGTCTCCATTCATGCCAACACCGATCCGTGTTACGACTTCGTTAACTGGACGGGCTCGCCGTACATAGGCGATCCTAACTCATCCGATACGACGGTACAGCTGTATTCAGAATACACTGTAACCGCGCACTACTCGATCAAACAGTATGCCTTAACGACAAACGTCCTGCCCGCCGAGGCCGCTGTTGTCGGCGCTACTGTGACAGGAGCCGGGACGTATAACTGCAACGACAGTGCTCCGATCCAGGCTGTTCCCGCAGGTTCGTACTCTTTCGCCTACTGGACCAGCGACGATCCAGAGATAAACGGAAGTACCGACATCTCTGAATCCGTCCTAATGGACGCTGATAAGAGCGTTACCGCCAACTTCGCAATCAATCCGAACACGGTGTATTTCGAGAGCGTAGGACCTCAGACGATTGGTGTCCAGTTCACCGTAACCATCAACATCACGAGCTCGATTTATCTGACATACGCCTATTTCGACCTGGGATTCAACTCTACAGCCATGCAACTGGACGGAATAATACCTGTGAATTGGGGTAACCAGTTCCATCAAACATCTGTAAGCACCGACCAACAGCAACCCGGTGTAATACGCGTGATATGGGATAACTCCGCCTGGGCGAACAACGTGAACAACGGCTACGGGGTTAACGCATCCGGAGCTCTATGCACAGCATACTTTACGCCTCTAGCCGCCGGGGCCAGCCCGCTCAACTTTGTGCC
This sequence is a window from Dehalococcoidia bacterium. Protein-coding genes within it:
- a CDS encoding dockerin type I domain-containing protein yields the protein MKKSICTAIKLFSVLSIALVVIVVLFPATHACASGEANSGNLLLGDINGDGQVDILDFILLKLIIIGQESPNDLADIDGNGKINTLDIAALLDEVFGKSASPRGGGGGGGGGGGVPIVTNQVNFELSTYQSSYGPGTTGGTFTARVNIAQTSFLYNGSFTVDYDPLILQVNDVTNGDFSGNVIQMANGVDWNDAAGTLTIMPNLSSYVDGGGNGVSGSGYLCDIIFETRGVGTSPLTLGNGTLYKSQSGSISAISGTTWINSSAQISQLYNLNTSSSDHGAVTTPGEAGPYVYTAGQVINIVATPDACYHFVNWTGDIATITDANDPTTTITMNGDYSITANFAIDEFDLTTSSSDGGSVTTPGEGDPVGTYDCGDVVNLVATPDACYHFVNWTGTGVAASKVANPNADTTTLTMDGDYTVHANFAINTFIITVTQSANGTISPGTTTVNCGADQTFSIDPDSCYYVVTLTVDGAPVAPSESYTFTDVQANHTITAAFAIDTFDLSIDSSAGGSVTTPGEGDPVGTYDCGQVVNLVATPASSCYYFVEWTGDISTIANPNAASSTITMNGDYDITANFAIHTFDLSIDSSAGGSVTAPGEGAYNYDCGTNVPIVAEPDLCYIFDQWTGTGVSAGKVDDPFALSTTILIDGDYSVHANFVIGSTFNLTLIADPIGGGTPSFDGSNPFNCSDIVSIHANPDPCYDFANWTGSPYIGDPNSSDTTVQMYSEYTVTAHYTIKQFTLTYNAGAGGSITGTTPQTVDCGSDGSEVTATPNACYHFVDWSDGVLTASRTDTNVQADITVTANFAIDTFTLTYNAGAGGSITGTTPQTVNCGSDGSEVTATPDACYHFVDWSDGILTASRTDINVTENVAVTANFAVDDFDLTISSGAGGNVTTPEEGVSHYDCSTLQSIEATPDTCYIFSQWTGTAVDAGKVTDPGSASTTVNVDGNYSLQANFVIGYTFTLTLVADPLGGGNPSFEGDNPFNCSDIVSIHANTDPCYDFVNWTGSPYIGDPNSSDTTVQLYSEYTVTAHYSIKQYALTTNVLPAEAAVVGATVTGAGTYNCNDSAPIQAVPAGSYSFAYWTSDDPEINGSTDISESVLMDADKSVTANFAINPNTVYFESVGPQTIGVQFTVTINITSSIYLTYAYFDLGFNSTAMQLDGIIPVNWGNQFHQTSVSTDQQQPGVIRVIWDNSAWANNVNNGYGVNASGALCTAYFTPLAAGASPLNFVPGAGIPRLLKWEAWASSEILPSYWIDSSVTVE